In Spiroplasma sp. SV19, one DNA window encodes the following:
- a CDS encoding ferritin, with translation MLTKDIEKDLQQYIDEHLKMQFFCYNLSSAAEKLGFPGFSHYFQVQAQDEVLHQRRIMNFMSDRDGHYQVKNIVEEYHDIKNITELMETYQTKRAYFADLTNKLAHHAQEVGDLVTYKFYDWFMIDFYEELAEIKDIIDWIKMSNNSYYKIDHKMGAKEEPDTLTVIDPFSSHA, from the coding sequence ATGTTAACAAAAGATATTGAAAAAGATTTACAACAATATATTGATGAACATCTTAAAATGCAATTTTTTTGCTATAATTTAAGTTCAGCTGCTGAGAAACTAGGTTTTCCTGGTTTTAGTCATTATTTTCAAGTCCAAGCACAAGATGAAGTTTTACACCAACGTCGCATTATGAATTTTATGTCAGATCGTGATGGTCATTATCAGGTAAAAAATATTGTTGAAGAATATCATGATATTAAAAATATTACAGAACTAATGGAAACCTATCAAACAAAACGGGCATATTTTGCCGATTTAACTAATAAATTAGCACATCATGCTCAAGAAGTTGGGGATTTAGTAACTTATAAATTTTATGATTGATTTATGATTGATTTTTATGAAGAATTAGCAGAAATTAAAGATATTATTGATTGAATTAAAATGTCAAACAATAGTTATTATAAAATTGATCATAAAATGGGGGCAAAAGAAGAACCAGATACTTTAACAGTTATTGATCCATTTAGTTCACATGCATAA
- a CDS encoding prolipoprotein diacylglyceryl transferase — protein MSSMLLTSGPPSPDWITPTNTPHNILATYGGWVHMYAVFMTLAMILSVLACFIRLKIKKVPIEPLIWSIFVIIPFSLFGASFFGKVNNDVNNPWVTEPGAVPFWSLFAFWKAGMSIHGGVLFGTITGLIVFGIVGRKSKVSLWVYTDAIIPNILLGQVLGRWGNFFNHELLGSVTSYDSLRWLPAFIRDNLWQWDGLSPETSGGEVVFRQPIFLYESFFNFLAWLFITFFIPVAGQLFSKKPWKKNPKEYPFDLKYNFVHFFNRKYLKKDKMTWKEVWDKAYFNYVPTQKQLDEMPKRTIIETKSEVVNTFKKWWHNDSAELTKLNNPGRYTITRSGVQTGFYFFLWNLIRFVLETQRDDLSTLFIKNYRALDYAVLILISVLGLVLAIYAQWGAPRKFRKNGFIYEKEYVDFESLQTWKFDKYLTNNIVIGEDNYIDKLPTIIKAKVMEFLGYQDESFDKYFELKYFKANDQVLTNNEITNYGFKIVALPTANNKFVDDLVVNQTYKIDLSKVLKQATLNLTKPANNQYLTLSSQQFGTLLNNLVHQDEIMGQIKAIWNRFYPNINEKKTTIFDLNLNEFMNFDELKISPMAKKIEVSKFKFKENQFYYFNKKVCFKLNWQ, from the coding sequence ATGAGTAGTATGTTATTAACAAGTGGGCCGCCTTCTCCAGATTGAATTACTCCCACTAATACACCACACAATATTTTAGCAACATATGGTGGTTGAGTTCATATGTATGCTGTATTTATGACATTGGCAATGATTTTGTCTGTTTTAGCCTGTTTTATTCGATTAAAAATTAAAAAGGTTCCAATCGAACCTTTAATTTGATCAATTTTTGTTATTATTCCTTTTTCATTATTTGGGGCTAGTTTTTTTGGAAAGGTTAATAATGATGTCAATAATCCTTGGGTAACAGAACCAGGAGCAGTACCATTTTGATCATTATTTGCCTTTTGAAAAGCAGGAATGAGTATTCATGGTGGTGTCTTGTTTGGAACCATTACTGGTTTAATTGTATTTGGGATTGTGGGACGAAAATCAAAAGTTTCACTGTGAGTTTATACAGATGCTATTATTCCAAATATTTTATTAGGGCAAGTCTTAGGACGTTGAGGTAATTTCTTTAATCACGAATTATTAGGGAGTGTTACTTCATATGATTCATTACGCTGACTACCAGCATTTATTCGTGATAACTTATGACAATGAGATGGCTTATCACCAGAAACAAGTGGGGGTGAAGTTGTCTTTCGTCAACCAATCTTCTTATATGAATCTTTCTTTAACTTTTTAGCATGATTATTCATTACTTTCTTTATTCCTGTTGCTGGTCAATTATTTAGCAAAAAACCATGGAAAAAGAATCCAAAGGAATATCCATTTGATTTAAAATATAATTTTGTTCATTTTTTTAACCGGAAATATCTTAAAAAAGATAAAATGACATGAAAAGAAGTCTGAGATAAAGCATATTTTAATTATGTACCAACGCAGAAACAATTAGATGAAATGCCAAAAAGAACAATTATTGAAACTAAATCAGAAGTTGTTAATACTTTTAAAAAATGGTGACATAATGATAGTGCTGAATTAACAAAATTAAATAATCCTGGTCGTTATACAATAACCCGTAGTGGTGTGCAAACTGGTTTTTATTTCTTTTTATGAAATTTAATTCGTTTTGTCCTTGAAACACAACGGGATGATCTTTCAACGTTATTTATTAAAAATTATCGGGCATTAGATTACGCGGTTCTAATCTTAATTTCAGTATTAGGATTAGTGTTAGCAATTTATGCGCAGTGAGGTGCACCAAGAAAATTCCGTAAGAATGGTTTTATTTATGAAAAAGAATATGTTGATTTTGAGAGTTTACAAACTTGAAAATTTGATAAATATTTAACTAATAATATTGTTATTGGTGAAGATAATTATATTGATAAATTACCAACAATTATTAAGGCAAAAGTAATGGAATTCTTGGGTTATCAAGATGAATCTTTTGATAAATATTTTGAATTAAAATATTTTAAAGCCAATGATCAAGTTTTAACTAATAATGAAATTACTAATTATGGATTTAAAATTGTCGCATTACCAACGGCAAATAATAAATTTGTTGATGATTTAGTTGTTAATCAAACATATAAAATTGATTTAAGTAAGGTTTTAAAACAAGCAACGTTAAATTTAACAAAACCAGCTAACAACCAATATTTAACATTATCAAGTCAACAATTTGGAACATTATTAAATAATCTTGTTCATCAAGATGAAATTATGGGACAAATTAAAGCAATTTGAAATAGGTTTTATCCAAATATTAACGAGAAGAAAACAACTATTTTTGACCTTAATCTTAATGAATTTATGAATTTTGATGAATTAAAAATTAGTCCAATGGCTAAAAAAATTGAAGTATCAAAATTTAAATTTAAAGAAAACCAATTTTATTATTTTAATAAAAAAGTTTGTTTTAAATTAAACTGACAATAA
- a CDS encoding DUF3137 domain-containing protein, with protein sequence MKLKMNNTALSDTAVNKIKTLHQEHLQQHYKKITSFWRKSVVIDIIFSILITIFATALLVGIVLNILNISNNKLQFYLVYLTLTLLVITTIIYILIKAGAVSINLFLNRLDYNAYYRIAIEDLWKDEIALDEISNNFKIIPEPNFTSFSKNPKKNNLLQQSLIRVSSLEEKLDNKVINGTTKNNTFSLGVITVRKTMVFLKILIFCLFIGLIILASLSNKKTKDPKVSNSIANGINMTYILLWIEMKRSENYFFFTATLPKNFEIEANIVPHQNKFKKFILNNKEIELEGTEFPNLFDTNTTDPVELRKILTPKAMANLIDNSTKYQEVLSMSFVKDKFTLLLDKYYYSKKAHHQDQIWKPIIARNKNIQNCIDDLIAKIELDLTHLRKGLDYLNGFDIK encoded by the coding sequence GTGAAATTAAAAATGAATAATACTGCGTTATCAGATACAGCAGTTAATAAAATTAAGACTCTTCATCAAGAACATCTTCAACAACATTATAAAAAAATTACTAGTTTTTGACGAAAGTCAGTTGTAATTGATATTATTTTTAGTATCTTAATTACAATTTTTGCCACAGCATTACTAGTAGGAATTGTTCTTAATATTCTCAATATTAGCAATAATAAATTACAATTTTATCTTGTCTATCTTACTTTAACATTATTGGTAATCACAACGATCATTTATATTTTAATTAAAGCTGGTGCTGTTAGTATTAATCTTTTTCTTAATCGATTAGATTACAATGCATACTATCGAATTGCCATTGAAGATCTTTGAAAAGATGAAATTGCTCTCGATGAAATAAGTAATAACTTTAAAATTATTCCCGAGCCAAATTTTACTAGTTTTAGTAAAAATCCAAAAAAAAATAACCTTTTGCAACAAAGCTTAATTCGAGTAAGCAGTTTGGAAGAAAAATTAGATAATAAAGTTATTAATGGAACAACAAAAAATAACACCTTTTCACTAGGTGTTATTACTGTTCGCAAAACAATGGTTTTTTTAAAAATATTAATTTTTTGTCTTTTTATTGGCTTAATTATTTTAGCTAGTCTTTCTAATAAAAAAACAAAAGATCCAAAAGTATCAAATAGCATTGCAAATGGTATTAATATGACTTACATATTATTATGAATTGAAATGAAGCGTTCAGAAAACTACTTTTTCTTTACTGCTACATTGCCAAAAAACTTTGAAATTGAAGCAAATATTGTTCCTCATCAAAATAAATTTAAAAAATTTATTTTAAATAACAAAGAAATTGAACTAGAAGGAACAGAATTTCCCAATTTATTTGATACTAATACAACCGATCCTGTTGAACTACGAAAAATTTTAACACCAAAAGCAATGGCTAATTTAATTGATAATAGCACCAAATACCAAGAAGTTTTATCAATGTCCTTTGTTAAAGATAAGTTTACTTTACTACTTGATAAGTATTACTATAGTAAAAAAGCACATCATCAAGATCAAATTTGAAAACCAATTATTGCAAGAAACAAAAATATTCAAAACTGTATTGATGATTTAATTGCTAAAATTGAGTTGGATTTAACTCATCTAAGAAAAGGGTTAGATTATTTGAATGGTTTTGATATTAAATAA
- a CDS encoding alpha,alpha-phosphotrehalase, producing the protein MSKINFQEAIVYEIHPQSFYDSNNDGIGDLQGIIQKLDYLTMLGVNYLWLNPIYFSPQKDNGYDVADYKKINPLFGTMADFKKLISEAKKRNIYIMMDMIFNHCSIEHEWFQKVLVGNKDYEQRFFFLTGDKTIPPNNWQSKFGGSVWEYHDKLQKFYLHLFDKTQIDLNWRDEKLRQDIYEIINYWLQEGVQGLRFDVINLIGKPESFVDDLTGDGRKYYTDTPQVHTYLQEMGQKTYHMNNNIITVGELSSTSIEQAILYTKPESQELNMAFTFHHLKIDYLNNDKWALAAYEPAKLVTNIKEWQSLVQAEGGWLATFLNNHDQPRALSRFGDPQNYRFESAIALAAVVLLLRGTPYLYQGEEFGMENNNYQDINQLKDIESINYYYILQQKGYEMSAILKILSARSRDNARTPMQWSDEQFSGFSSHQPWINVNTNYLNVNWKKDYHNPQSIFKAYQFLIQLRKKNLAFSYGQIDFLDLNPVVLSFYRSYQSQKFLVIINLSNQEIMVDDKIIDFKIIYNNYQTLDKKIKPYQVVILDYLISKPFK; encoded by the coding sequence ATGAGTAAAATTAATTTTCAAGAAGCGATTGTGTATGAAATTCATCCACAATCTTTTTATGATAGTAACAATGATGGGATTGGTGACTTACAAGGAATTATTCAAAAGCTAGATTATTTAACGATGTTAGGGGTTAATTATTTATGGTTAAATCCAATTTATTTTTCACCGCAAAAAGATAATGGTTATGATGTTGCGGATTATAAAAAAATCAATCCCTTATTTGGAACAATGGCTGATTTTAAAAAATTAATTAGCGAAGCAAAAAAACGTAACATTTATATTATGATGGATATGATTTTTAATCATTGTTCAATTGAACATGAATGATTTCAAAAAGTTCTTGTTGGGAATAAAGATTATGAACAACGTTTTTTCTTTTTGACCGGAGATAAAACAATTCCTCCGAATAATTGACAAAGTAAGTTTGGTGGTTCAGTTTGAGAGTATCATGACAAATTACAAAAGTTTTATTTACATTTATTTGATAAAACTCAAATTGATTTAAATTGACGCGATGAGAAACTCCGCCAAGATATTTATGAAATTATTAATTATTGATTGCAAGAAGGAGTCCAAGGTTTACGATTTGATGTTATTAACTTAATTGGGAAACCAGAATCATTTGTTGATGATTTAACTGGCGATGGGCGAAAATATTATACTGATACACCACAAGTGCACACTTATTTACAAGAAATGGGTCAAAAAACATATCATATGAATAATAATATTATTACAGTTGGTGAATTATCTTCAACTTCAATTGAACAAGCTATTTTGTACACTAAGCCAGAATCACAAGAACTAAACATGGCATTTACTTTTCACCATTTAAAAATTGATTATTTAAATAATGATAAATGAGCACTAGCAGCTTATGAACCAGCCAAATTAGTCACAAATATTAAAGAGTGACAAAGCTTGGTTCAAGCAGAGGGGGGATGATTAGCAACCTTTTTGAATAATCATGATCAGCCACGAGCTTTATCACGATTTGGTGATCCTCAAAATTATCGTTTTGAATCTGCCATTGCTTTAGCAGCCGTTGTGTTATTATTAAGGGGAACGCCGTATCTTTATCAAGGTGAAGAATTTGGAATGGAAAACAATAATTATCAGGATATTAACCAACTTAAAGATATTGAGTCAATTAATTATTATTACATTTTACAACAGAAGGGTTATGAAATGTCAGCAATTTTAAAAATTCTTAGTGCTCGTTCACGAGATAATGCCCGAACTCCAATGCAATGAAGTGATGAGCAGTTTAGTGGATTTAGTTCACATCAACCATGAATTAATGTAAATACAAATTATTTAAATGTTAATTGGAAAAAAGATTATCATAATCCTCAATCAATTTTTAAAGCATATCAATTTTTAATTCAATTACGGAAAAAAAATTTGGCCTTTAGTTATGGCCAAATTGATTTTCTTGATCTTAATCCTGTTGTATTAAGTTTCTATCGTTCTTATCAAAGTCAAAAATTTTTAGTAATTATTAATTTATCAAACCAAGAAATTATGGTTGATGATAAGATAATTGATTTTAAAATTATTTATAATAATTATCAAACGCTTGATAAAAAGATTAAACCATATCAAGTAGTGATTCTTGATTATTTAATATCAAAACCATTCAAATAA
- a CDS encoding PTS transporter subunit EIIC, which yields MAKKTYLNEIEALIPLLGGIDNIISYTHCVSRLRLVLKDNNKADSKGIEKLANVKGTVQPIGQYHVVIGADVNNYFTEFKKYLSSKQDPANAEQTNSSAGKKAKWYQRLLQHFSEIFIPLIPALVAGGLILGFRNILEANWNGPGTSLVSISVFAKGLNEFLWIPAQAVFWYIPVTICWSIFNKMGGSPVIGIIIGLTLLLPPLVDIYSIAGKAGNSLWIFNVAPTFDFGAWKFPWKVQYTGQVIPAIGVAFFGVYLEKGLNQVIPAVLKQIFVPLITILLSFTIGLCLIGPLGYIIGSAISVGLSWTLINPIAKYFFGPILGLLYAPIVITGVHTMFNAVMIQNTAQIGGSFIFPILCMSNIAQGSATLMFTINNRKDPKIKEIGISATTSAWLGVTEPAMYGVNLRFFYPFLAAIIGSASGALLLTVAGVTSNGIGNGAWLGVLSIQPFSQVNGVNTFVGTGFTWFIISGLLTMSMSMTLTWFLEKIPRFTKLRNEILNIKGKSLINLKKQPKVAENISK from the coding sequence ATGGCAAAAAAAACATATCTTAATGAAATAGAAGCATTAATTCCATTATTAGGAGGAATTGACAACATTATTTCATATACACATTGTGTATCGCGGCTTAGATTAGTGTTAAAAGACAATAATAAGGCTGACTCAAAAGGAATTGAAAAATTAGCAAATGTTAAAGGAACAGTTCAACCAATTGGACAGTATCATGTTGTAATTGGAGCAGATGTTAATAATTATTTTACAGAATTTAAAAAGTACTTAAGTTCTAAACAAGACCCTGCTAATGCAGAACAAACAAATTCTTCTGCGGGTAAAAAAGCAAAATGATATCAACGCTTATTACAACATTTTTCTGAAATTTTTATTCCTTTAATTCCAGCGTTAGTAGCGGGCGGTTTAATTTTAGGGTTTCGAAATATTTTAGAAGCTAATTGAAATGGTCCAGGAACTTCGTTAGTTAGTATTTCTGTTTTTGCAAAAGGGTTAAATGAATTTTTATGAATTCCAGCCCAAGCAGTTTTCTGATATATTCCTGTGACAATCTGTTGATCAATTTTTAATAAAATGGGTGGTTCACCAGTAATTGGAATCATTATTGGGTTGACATTATTATTACCACCACTAGTTGATATTTATTCCATTGCTGGCAAAGCCGGTAATTCATTATGAATCTTTAATGTGGCACCAACATTTGACTTTGGAGCATGAAAGTTTCCTTGAAAAGTTCAGTATACTGGTCAAGTAATTCCTGCCATTGGTGTAGCTTTCTTTGGCGTTTATTTAGAAAAAGGTCTAAACCAGGTTATTCCCGCGGTTTTAAAACAAATTTTTGTGCCTTTAATAACTATTTTATTATCTTTCACAATTGGATTATGTCTAATTGGTCCCCTTGGTTATATTATTGGTAGTGCAATTTCAGTTGGATTAAGTTGAACCTTAATTAATCCAATTGCTAAATACTTTTTTGGTCCCATTTTAGGATTGTTATATGCCCCAATTGTTATTACTGGAGTTCATACAATGTTTAATGCTGTAATGATTCAAAATACTGCACAAATTGGAGGGTCATTTATTTTTCCAATCTTATGTATGTCAAATATCGCACAAGGAAGTGCGACTTTGATGTTTACTATTAATAATCGGAAAGATCCGAAAATTAAGGAGATTGGAATTTCTGCAACAACTTCTGCTTGATTAGGAGTAACAGAACCAGCAATGTATGGGGTTAATTTACGCTTTTTTTATCCGTTTTTAGCCGCAATTATTGGTTCAGCTAGTGGCGCTTTATTATTAACTGTTGCTGGTGTAACTTCGAACGGAATTGGTAATGGTGCATGATTGGGTGTGTTATCAATTCAACCTTTTAGTCAAGTCAATGGTGTCAATACATTCGTTGGAACAGGATTTACTTGGTTTATCATTAGTGGTTTATTAACAATGAGTATGAGTATGACTTTAACTTGGTTTTTAGAAAAAATTCCGCGTTTTACAAAATTACGAAATGAAATATTAAATATTAAAGGAAAAAGTTTAATTAATTTAAAAAAACAACCAAAAGTAGCAGAAAATATTAGCAAGTAA
- a CDS encoding LacI family DNA-binding transcriptional regulator: MKNKKISIKTIAEECDVGVGTVSRYFNGGYVSQEKRALIQKIVEKYNFQPDFAAHSIKKKILEVYILIPDLTSSNTFIVKSILKQINDNFAKIVPFVVETTYNEERYLLHLQEIVRRNPSALILFTISNDQNIRAFLKTISIPIIVYGRQWGDTVFINNDNEMMYALLEQMAANGEFNHQYEIIYIGENPNTNLPTGFARYDTVANWFKMHNYAFDSYFFDKNQDDVIYELIKTIDLNKKIIICGTHTCYKIALAFLLKQNITNSLITDISNMNNFFLPILDKQYCIAINYEELATKIVFKLKQILDGKSNNNEQTIECLNYEIKTFLK; the protein is encoded by the coding sequence ATGAAAAATAAGAAGATTTCAATTAAAACAATTGCTGAAGAATGTGACGTTGGGGTTGGCACAGTATCACGTTATTTTAATGGTGGTTATGTTAGTCAGGAAAAACGTGCTTTAATTCAGAAAATTGTTGAAAAATATAATTTCCAACCAGATTTTGCAGCACATTCAATTAAAAAGAAAATTTTAGAAGTATATATTTTAATTCCTGATTTAACAAGTAGTAATACTTTTATTGTTAAATCAATTTTGAAACAAATTAATGATAACTTTGCAAAAATAGTACCATTTGTAGTGGAAACGACTTATAATGAGGAACGTTATTTATTGCATTTACAAGAAATAGTTCGGCGTAATCCAAGTGCTTTAATTTTATTTACGATTAGTAATGATCAAAATATTCGTGCCTTTTTAAAAACAATTTCAATTCCAATTATTGTTTATGGTCGTCAATGGGGAGATACGGTATTTATTAATAATGATAATGAAATGATGTATGCATTATTAGAACAGATGGCAGCTAACGGTGAATTTAATCATCAATATGAAATTATTTATATTGGAGAGAATCCAAACACTAATTTGCCAACTGGCTTTGCGCGTTATGATACGGTTGCAAACTGATTTAAAATGCATAATTATGCTTTTGACAGTTATTTTTTTGATAAGAACCAGGACGATGTGATTTATGAACTTATTAAAACAATTGATTTAAATAAGAAGATTATTATTTGTGGAACACATACTTGTTATAAAATTGCTCTTGCCTTCTTGCTGAAACAAAATATTACAAACAGTTTAATCACCGATATTTCTAATATGAATAATTTCTTTCTGCCAATTTTGGACAAACAATATTGTATTGCAATTAATTATGAAGAATTAGCAACTAAAATTGTTTTTAAGTTAAAACAAATTCTAGATGGTAAAAGTAACAATAATGAACAAACAATTGAATGTTTAAATTATGAAATTAAAACTTTTTTAAAATAA
- a CDS encoding TIGR04570 family membrane protein, which produces MSVFSLSKEKRFWQRIFKKIPWFYHSIFIITGLITGLLFQFLYIKRWDFPYFFIFIIAIFVIYCVLFLLFSPIIKQNWFWKRNLNEK; this is translated from the coding sequence ATGAGTGTTTTTTCATTATCAAAAGAAAAAAGGTTTTGACAGAGGATTTTTAAAAAAATCCCATGGTTTTATCATAGTATTTTTATTATAACTGGATTAATTACAGGACTTTTATTTCAATTTTTATACATTAAGCGTTGAGATTTTCCATATTTTTTTATTTTTATCATTGCAATTTTCGTAATTTATTGTGTGTTATTTTTATTATTTAGTCCAATTATTAAGCAAAACTGATTTTGAAAGAGGAATTTAAATGAAAAATAA